The genomic window TTCATCCATCTTATTTAGCCTTGCAATATCCATTGTTGTTTTCGTATGAGGAGGATGAATTTTGTTTGGGTATTGCAACATCAGATTCTATCTCCGCTAGGcctacaaagaaaaacaaaacaatcaCTTTGCGACAATTCTTTTCTTTTTGACTACAGAAAAGGACGAGTGAATCTCCGTTAATTCTGAGATCAAAGAGATTATTCCAATAATTTATGGTAGATGCCTACACAATGGTGGAATCAGAGAGGTTAAAATTCTTTAGGTGTAAACAACCACAATTGAGGGTTGATAAATACAAATGTCTGCATGAAAGTCTTATAAATGGGGATGTAGATGCTGCAAGGCTTGGCAAAAGAATAATTCTTCCCAGTATTTTTACCGGTGTACCTAGGTATATGATGAATAATTGTAAAGATGCACTTGTAATTTGCAGATATGCAAGATATCCTAGCTATTTTATCACCATGACCTGTAACCCTGAATGGGATGAGATAAAAAGAGAAGTGACTTCCATTGGATTGAAGGCAGAAGACCGTCCTGATATATTGTGTCGAGTTTTCAAGATCAAGCTTGATGGTTTGATTGATGACCTAAAAGAGGGAAAAATCTTTGGCAAAATTTTGGGATGTAAGTCTGTGTTTATGCAACGCTTTATTAAAATCTTATGTTGTAATGCTTTGCTCAtttgtatttttcaatttttagacGTTTGCACTGTAGAGTTTCAAAAGAGAAGGCTTCCGCATGCACATATCCTTTTATTCATGAGTAACGAGTTCAAGCCACAAACACCAGATGACATAGACAAACATATAACAGCTGAGATTCCTGATGAAAATGAAAGGCCAAATCTACATGGAGCTGTTTAAAATTACATGGTACATGATCCATGTGGTCCGTACAACAAGAATTCACCTTGCATGAAGAATGGATCCTGTTCAAAGTTCTATCCTAAAGAGTTTAGACAACAAACACTCATTGATGAGGCCAGATTTCCCAAATATAGGCATACTGATAATGGTCGAACAGTGAAGAAAAGGGAATGTGTACTAGACAATAAGTTCATTGTTCCGTATAATCCAGAATTGTAGGTACATTTCGGCATGTGAGGCAGTCTGGCGTCTATTTGGATACGAAATCCAAGAGAAAAAACCATTTGTGATTAGACTTCCATTCCATTTGGAGGATGCGCAACCTGTGGTTTATGGTGAAACTTCTAATGTGAATGATATCATCGAAAGAGAAATATCTATATGAGTCCATGTTTTTGGGATGGATGGCGGCGAACATGTCATATCCCTATGCTCGAAGTCTGACTTATGTTGAGTTTCCAATCAAGTTTGTTTGGAAGGACGATTCTTCAAAGTGGTTTCCTCGAAAGAAAGGCTTCGCAATTGGAAGGTTAACTCATGTACCTGCAGGTAATGATGAgtttatatttaattttgatcttacttatttaatgatttaaatttaaaatcttaacagCCTGTACCCCACGTCCATTTTATTCGATTTATCTACACTAGAAAATAAATGTTCAAATAACTTTCAACAGTTATAATCTATAGattatacaattttttatttttttatattttttaggaaAATTATTCTTATGCGGATGTGTAGCTACATAATGATTAAAATAGCATAGCTTAATCCATTTAACAACTTAAAAGTGGGATTTTAACCAAGTTTTTTATAGCAAATACTGAAGAATATTACCAACGACTTCTCTTGAATACTCAAAGATGATGTATAAGTTTTTGAGATATAAGAACAGTAGGAGGAACAATTTATGCTATGTATAGAGATGCATGCTTCGCCCTTAGACTCTTGTAAGATGACAAAGAATTCATTGATGCAATTAAGGAAGCAAGCTCATGGGCCTCATAATCATATGTTAGGAGGTTATTTATCATTCTATTAACATCCAACAATATCTCAAGACCAGAACATGTCTGGTATAGATGTTGGCATGAACTCTCAGATGATATTTTGTATCGATAGAGAGCCGTGATGAACATGAGGGGTGAGTTTTTATTAATTACAATGATAAAAGTTCTTCCTTATTgatcatttttagtttgattgaatttttaTAGTATCGTATAATATGCAAAGTTAACAATGTCAGATGATGAGATTAAGCAGTTGTGCTTAATGGATATAGACAAGATCTTACATTCCTATGGTAAAACCTTGAAAGACTATCCTCCTATGCCTTTAGCAACTGAAGTTGATAGTTCTTTGTTAACTAAAATGGTTATTAGGGAAGAGTTAAACTTTAACAGGGATGATTTAAAGAAAAATGCCTTAGACATGTTAGCCATCGCAACACCTGAGCAGAGATATGCATTGGATGAAATTGTTACAGCTGTGTATTGTGATGAAGGGGGTTTTCTTTGTGTATGGTCATGGGGGTACTGAAAAAATATTTCTCTGGAACCTTATATTTGCTGAAATTCGCTCAAGGGGTGATATAGTGTTAAACGTTACTTCGAGTGGTATTGCATCTTTACTTCTTTCCAATGGAAGAACGACACACTCAAGGTTCAAAATACTGCTGAATATAATTGAGGATTCTGTATGTAACATCAAACCTAGTTCCCCTCAAGCAATATTGCCGTTGAAAGCCAAACTTATAATTCGGGATGAGGCTCTAATGGTTAGTAGGTACTGCTATGAAGCGCTTGGTAAATGCTTGGGTGATATCATGAGGTGTTCTCCAACATATAGCAAAGATTTGCCctttggaggaaaagtggttgTACTAGGTGGAGACTTTAGACAAATTCTTCCTGTCATTCTACGAGGATCGAG from Arachis ipaensis cultivar K30076 chromosome B09, Araip1.1, whole genome shotgun sequence includes these protein-coding regions:
- the LOC107615924 gene encoding uncharacterized protein LOC107615924, producing the protein MAANMSYPYARSLTYVEFPIKFVWKDDSSKWFPRKKGFAIGRLTHVPADDEIKQLCLMDIDKILHSYGKTLKDYPPMPLATEVDSSLLTKMVIREELNFNRDDLKKNALDMLAIATPEQRYALDEIVTAVGDIVLNVTSSGIASLLLSNGRTTHSRFKILLNIIEDSVCNIKPSSPQAILPLKAKLIIRDEALMVSRYCYEALGKCLGDIMRCSPTYSKDLPFGGKVVVLGGDFRQILPVILRGSRQDIVHSTVNSSYLWKFCQVLKLTKNMKLSVGTTASDQDETEQFVEWLLKVGDGLIGDNMDGESEICLLGDIVIPSLD